A section of the Oncorhynchus nerka isolate Pitt River linkage group LG3, Oner_Uvic_2.0, whole genome shotgun sequence genome encodes:
- the LOC135565355 gene encoding uncharacterized protein K02A2.6-like, with protein MFGDFKVSVNPMLHVDQYLLPRLDDIFDALAGGKHFSKIDLKQAYLQLPVEESSKQYLTINTHKGLYRYNRLVFGIASAPAIWQRTIDQILQGIPGTQCILDDMIITGRTDKEHLANLEEVLKRLKEYGLQANLQKCEFFKDKIVFCRHEIDCNGLHKTQDKIEAVVQAPRPQNITEVRSFTGLINYYRRFLPNLSAVLQPLNQLLEKNRTWRWTEQCENAFLEAKRLITSEQVLMHFDPEMPVKLACDASPYGLGAVLSHTLNDGSERPVAFASRTLNDAEKNDSQIDKEALALVWGVKKFHAYLYGKRFTLVTDHQPLLSTFSPKKGIPAMTAARLQRYALFLASHMYDIEFKPSSLHTNADGLSRLPCTRERQRRVDAVDMFHPAQLEALPVTSTVIKQETRKDVTLSKVYTYSMSGWSATGRKELTPYFQRRNEITTYQVCLMWGMRVMIPQKCQHLVLQQLHEGHVGIVKMKLLARSHFWWPGLDQQIENMVKNCSRCLETLHMPAPVPVHPWEWPTEPWQRIHVDYAGPFEKHMFLVIVDAHSKWPEVFCTDSSTSAQTIECLRTMFARFGLPLQLVSDNAQAFVSDEFTRFMSVNGIKSQPQLRTTLPPMGWQNALCKP; from the coding sequence ATGTTTGGAGACTTCAAGGTATCTGTGAATCCAATGTTGCATGTGGACCAATACCTCCTACCACGTCTGGATGACATCTTTGATGCACTAGCTGGtgggaaacacttcagtaaaatcgatctgaaacaggcttacctgcagctaccggttgaagagagctccaaacagtacctgacaataaacacacacaaaggtcTATACAGGTATAACCGCCTGGTTTTTGGCATTGCATCAGCCCCAGCCATTTGGCAACGAACTATTGACCAGATTTTGCAAGGAATCCCAGGAACCCAGTGTATCCTGGATGACATGATCATAACAGGACGCACCGACAAAGAGCACCTGGCTAACTTGGAAGAGGTCCTGAAAAGACTGAAAGAGTATGGTCTACAGGCAAACTTACAGAAGTGTGAGTTCTTCAAAGACAAGATTGTCTTCTGTAGACATGAAATTGACTGCAATGGATTGcacaaaacacaggacaaaatCGAGGCAGTGGTACAGGCACCACGGCCACAAAATATCACAGAAGTGAGATCTTTCACGGGATTGATCAATTACTACAGAAGATTCCTCCCAAACCTTTCAGCAGTACTCCAGCCTCTAAATCAGCTCCTGGAAAAGAATAGGACATGGCGTTGGACAGAGCAGTGTGAAAATGCATTTCTGGAGGCAAAACGGCTCATAACATCTGAACAGGTCCTGATGCATTTCGACCCTGAAATGCCAGTGAAGTTGGCTTGTGATGCGTCCCCTTATGGCTTAGGGGCAGTCCTTTCACACACACTGAACGATGGGTCAGAGAGGCCAGTTGCATTTGCGTCACGAACATTGAATGATGCAGAGAAAAACGACTCACAAATCGACAAAGAAGCACTGGCTCTAGTGTGGGGCGTCAAGAAATTCCACGCATACCTATATGGCAAgcgtttcacactggttacagatcaccagccgttgctttccactttcagtccaaagaaaggcattccggcaatgacagcagccagattacagcgatatgccctgttccttgccagtcatatgtatgacattgagtttaagccgtcatccctccacacaaatgcagatggattatcccgactgccgtgtacaagagaaagacaaaggagggtGGATGCAGTGGACATGTTCCATCCCGCTCAGCTCGAGGCACTACCGGTCACAAGCACAGTTATCAAACAGGAGACAAGGAAAGATGTGACCTTGTCAAAAGTGTACACCTACTCCATGTCAGGATGGTCAGCTACTGGCAGAAAGGAGCTAACTCCGTATTTCCAGCGGAGAAACGAAATTACAACGTACCAAGTATGTTTGATGTGGGGAATGAGAGTCATGATACCCCAGAAATGCCAACATCTAGTCTTGCAGCAACTACATGAAGGTCATGTTGGAATTGTCAAAATGAAGCTGCTCGCAAGAAGCCACTTCTGGTGGCCAGGTCTGGATCAACAGATAGAAAACATGGTGAAGAACTGTAGCAGATGTTTGGAAACCCTTCACATGCCTGCTCCTGTCCCAGTCCACCCATGGGAATGGCCCACAGAGCCATGGCAGAGAATTCATGTGGACTACGCTGGTCCCTTTGAAAAGCACATGTTTCTGGTTATAGTTGATGCCCATTCCAAATGGCCAGAGGTGTTTTGCACCgactcctccacctcagctcAGACGATAGAGTGTCTCAGAACAATGTTTGCACGCTTCGGATTGCCGCTGCAGCTGGTAAGTGACAACGCACAAGCTTTTGTAAGTGACGAGTTTACAAGATTCATGTCAGTAAATGGAATCAAATCTCAACCTCAGCTCCGTACCACCCTGCCACCAATGGGCTGGCAGAACGCTTTGTGCAAACCCTAA